A region of Drosophila suzukii chromosome 2L, CBGP_Dsuzu_IsoJpt1.0, whole genome shotgun sequence DNA encodes the following proteins:
- the LOC108011654 gene encoding myosin heavy chain, cardiac muscle isoform isoform X4 codes for MHHLYPSLKGDQLCPLGFHPQTRYPTRCKRCFRDYKEHGARRAGEEVAASSPNLSDAQNSRPTSRTWTSTQNLTSANSTNGNDIELRKRPQSWASTPDIDEPDDVGRRPQAPASTSRATVAEDHNVAVTVKLPVPPRRHTTALDIKEVEHALTTPSRVTSSPSKTSSIPDELVILSTDSLAERVRKMNLLKKQRSLNSRENSRERSVPRREEESESTAAPAPPVVPDRPERSKSGTSLNQLPQAELKRAALPPKKVAVATTTTSSSSSGTTSLKTSTSNSVSSEIKATSSSSSSSASSSSVRRKEADAVTASKEIKRQTVPAASSSQSNSNSTSSKSADSLALQEQMKTLRQDLETMKSRAEKAEREKSDILLRRLASMDTSSNRTAASEALNLQQKLNEMKEQLDRVTEDKRRLNLRMKELENKGSESELRRKLQAAEQICEELMEENQSAKKEILNLQAEMDEVQDTFRDDEVKAKTSLQKDLEKATKNCRILSFKLKKSDRKIETLEQERQSSFNAELCNKVKKLEEELRFSNELTRKLQAEAEELRNPGKKKAPMLGVLGKSTSADAKITRESLTRGGSQEDPQHLQRELQDSIERETDLKDQLKFAEEEAEHMRKKVTRFEDENESLMMQLKKMATRSRSRKLSPTPHPHRLAPEVHADRDEGISDEDDPAELRILLELNEQEASILRLKVEDLEKENAESKKYVRELQAKLRQDSSSNGSKSSLLSFGTSSSAAEKKLKTLNEELVQLRRTLSEKEQAVDSLKDQLSKLNTLETENDKLAKENKRLLALRKASEKSGEVDQKMKESLAVAQRERDELTARLKRMQLEAEAKLPARTAKRVNDLTPKSHLKKWVEELEDEISEMRVMLSSCDTDQLKALQAAKGTLEEDLRKCKQKLSLAEGDVQRLKLLNGSSSKVSDLEQKLKRSDEDTKKLNSKLKDLEEKVKKQEAQLKLGETSKTSWEAQSKKEKEKLSSLEKDIEKQSKEKEKLEAKITQLDADLLSAKKSAEKSKSSLEKEIKDLKAKASKSDSKQVQDLKKQVEEVQASLSSEQKRYEDLNNHWEKLSEETILMRAQLTTEKQTLQAELNAQKQKISEMDTIRIERTDMARKLSEAQKKIADLQAKALKAVNGNGGEYERTVLKNKLAEKEHEYERLRRENEMNIDLVFQLRKDNDDLNGKLSDYNRIEQAQSSLNGHGARREAEIRELKEQLQSTELQMKSEVATVRLRYEQQVKNLSGELNSMQRQCERFKKDRDAFKQMLEVAQKKIGDLKANNTGRQSRGSMHSSDDDDKSKIAYLEQQIGNLEDQLVESRLESSKIKTELVSERSANEIKISEMQSKLNEFEEERVIGSGSTKLPGMKTKLELSWQKEREDQQRLLQETSTLARDLRQTLFEVERERDKERLESKRKLDQIKRATEEEMEEGRKKIAELQCDLLELRDVHAKLRTSNEKLRRERERYEKELIKRRMEADGGDRKVGALLQTVDELVKIAPDLKMVGSGGSARSSSSSGYDKNLRPEQPNVRRSRSPSPTLSSSQITSVLARLAEASEELRKFQRVNEDEQERSRMKRSNLRRAASQENDPHGSTSSVASAAGSQRGGGRLSRNSSNNGSLIRKSLSLDHSIQRDQNIWRQDDGSVSSMQSIDSELGGLVRDSSLDSRLDSRLSGGSTQSDIPRGPRKKKKGIMGKLRSLTKSSRNSESEISIQGSDSDISVASDLRSSKKDLRGRLSGMFKRSGSNSRSESMERAGTDHRPVAVTVVGHPDGPQPREPPPANSLTPRPIRSIPKPPSGGAPTTPTTRRRVAK; via the exons ATGCATCATCTGTACCCATCGCTGAAAGGCGATCAGCTCTGCCCCCTCGGCTTTCACCCCCAGACTCGGTATCCCACGCGATGTAAGCGCTGCTTCCGAGATTACAAAGAGCATGGAGCCCGAAGAGCCGGCGAGGAGGTGGCCGCCTCCTCGCCCAATCTCTCCGATGCCCAGAATTCGCG ACCCACTTCAAGGACGTGGACTTCAACTCAGAACCTAACCAGTGCAAACTCAACCAACGGCAATGATATAG AGCTGAGGAAGCGTCCGCAGTCGTGGGCCTCCACGCCGGATATCGACGAGCCGGACGATGTCGGCCGTCGCCCGCAGGCTCCCGCGTCCACCAGTCGAGCAACCGTCGCCGAGGATCACAATGTGGCTGTCACGGTGAAGCTGCCGGTGCCGCCACGACGCCACACTACCGCCTTGGACATCAAGGAG GTGGAACATGCTCTAACAACGCCATCTCGTGTCACCTCCTCACCCAGTAAAACTTCAAGTATTCCAGATGAGTTAGTCATCCTATCGACAGACAGTTTAGCGGAGCGTGTTCGCAAAATGAATCTTCTCAAGAAACAGCGCAGTCTGAACTCCCGTGAGAACAGTCGGGAGCGCTCAGTTCCGCGAAGGGAAGA AGAAAGCGAGTCCACAGCTGCCCCAGCACCTCCAGTGGTTCCTGATCGTCCAGAGCGCAGCAAGTCGGGAACTTCCTTAAACCAATTGCCCCAAGCCGAGCTGAAGCGAGCCGCCCTGCCGCCCAAGAAAGTGGCGGTGGCCACCACCACGACTTCGTCCAGCAGCAGTGGCACCACCTCCCTGAAAACCTCCACTTCCAATTCCGTGAGCAGCGAGATAAAGGCCACCTCCTCCTCGTCCAGTTCTTCGGCGAGCTCCAGTTCGGTTCGTCGCAAGGAGGCGGATGCAGTAACAGCTAGCAAAGAAATCAAAAGACAAACCGTTCCCGCTGCTTCGTCATCCCAATCCAACAGTAATAGCACTTCCTCCAAGAGTGCGGATTCCCTAGCCTTGCAGGAGCAGATGAAGACACTGCGACAGGATCTGGAGACGATGAAGTCACGTGCCGAGAAGGCGGAGCGGGAAAAGAGTGATATTCTTCTGCGTCGACTGGCATCCATGGACACCTCCTCCAATCGCACTGCCGCCTCGGAGGCACTGAATCTTCAGCAGAAGCTGAACGAGATGAAGGAGCAGCTGGACCGCGTGACCGAGGACAAGCGAAGGCTCAACCTGCGGATGAAGGAGCTGGAGAACAAGGGCAGCGAATCCGAGCTACGTCGCAAGCTGCAGGCCGCCGAGCAGATCTGCGAGGAGCTGATGGAGGAGAACCAGAGCGCCAAGAAGGAGATTCTCAATCTGCAGGCCGAGATGGACGAGGTGCAGGACACGTTCCGCGACGACGAGGTCAAGGCCAAGACCAGTCTGCAGAAGGATCTCGAGAAGGCCACCAAGAACTGTCGCATCCTAAGCTTCAAGTTGAAGAAGAGCGATCGCAAGATCGAGACTTTGGAGCAGGAACGGCAGAGCTCCTTTAACGCAGAGCTGTGCAACAAGGTAAAGAAACTGGAGGAGGAGCTGCGATTCTCAAATGAGCTCACCAGGAAGTTGCAG GCAGAGGCCGAGGAGCTACGTAATCCTGGCAAGAAGAAGGCACCGATGCTGGGTGTCCTAGGCAAGTCTACATCGGCGGATGCCAAAATCACCCGAGAGTCCCTTACGCGCGGCGGCTCTCAGGAAGATCCACAGCACCTTCAGCGCGAACTACAGGACTCCATTGAGCGTGAAACCGACTTGAAGGACCAACTTAAGTTCGCCGAAGAGGAG GCTGAACATATGAGGAAAAAGGTGACTCGTTTCGAGGATGAAAATGAGTCTTTGATGATGCAGTTGAAAAAAATGGCAACGCGCTCACGAA GTCGGAAGTTGAGCCCCACTCCACATCCTCATCGCCTGGCACCCGAGGTTCATGCAGATCGCGATGAGGGAATCTCCGACGAGGATGATCCCGCCGAGCTGAGAATTCTcttggagctaaacgaacagGAGGCTTCGATCCTGCGGCTCAAGGTGGAGGATCTGGAGAAGGAGAATGCCGAGTCCAAGAAGTATGTGAGGGAACTCCAAGCCAAACTAAGGCAGGATAGCTCCTCCAATGGCAGCAAATCCTCGCTCCTAAGCTTCGGAACATCATCCAGTGCGGCTGAAAAGAAGCTGAAGACCCTCAACGAGGAGTTGGTCCAACTACGCCGGACGCTCTCCGAGAAGGAGCAAGCTGTGGACTCGCTCAAGGATCAGCTCAGCAAGCTGAATACTTTGGAAACCGAGAACGATAAGTTGGCCAAGGAGAACAAGCGCCTACTGGCGTTGCGAAAGGCGAGTGAGAAGAGCGGAGAGGTGGATCAGAAGATGAAGGAATCCCTGGCAGTAGCCCAGAGGGAAAGGGATGAGCTGACAGCCCGTCTCAAGCGGATGCAGCTGGAGGCGGAGGCCAAGTTGCCAGCACGCACCGCCAAAAGGGTCAACGACTTGACGCCCAAGAGTCACCTCAAGAAGTGGGTGGAGGAGCTCGAGGACGAGATCAGCGAAATGCGGGTCATGCTCAGTTCCTGTGATACCGATCAGCTCAAGGCCCTGCAAGCGGCCAAGGGAACCCTCGAGGAGGACCTGAGGAAATGCAAGCAGAAACTCTCCCTGGCCGAAGGTGATGTCCAGCGATTGAAGCTCCTGAACGGATCAAGCAGCAAGGTCAGCGATCTCGAACAGAAGCTAAAACGCAGTGATGAGGACACCAAGAAGCTAAACTCCAAGCTGAAGGACTTGGAGGAGAAGGTCAAGAAGCAAGAGGCTCAACTGAAGCTGGGTGAGACGAGCAAAACCAGCTGGGAAGCGCAAAGCAAGAAGGAGAAGGAGAAGCTCTCCAGCCTGGAGAAGGACATTGAGAAGCAGTCCAAGGAAAAGGAGAAGCTGGAGGCCAAGATCACCCAGCTGGATGCCGATCTACTGAGTGCCAAGAAGTCAGCCGAGAAGAGCAAGTCAAGTTTGGAAAAGGAGATCAAGGACCTGAAGGCAAAGGCCAGCAAATCGGACAGCAAGCAGGTGCAGGACCTCAAAAAGCAGGTGGAGGAGGTTCAGGCCTCGTTGAGCTCTGAGCAGAAGCGCTACGAGGACCTCAACAACCACTGGGAGAAGCTCTCCGAAGAAACCATACTGATGCGGGCCCAACTCACCACCGAGAAACAGACTCTCCAGGCCGAACTGAATGCCCAAAAGCAGAAGATCTCCGAAATGGACACCATCCGCATCGAGCGCACCGACATGGCCAGGAAATTGAGTGAGGCCCAGAAGAAGATCGCCGATCTGCAGGCCAAGGCCCTCAAGGCCGTAAATGGCAATGGGGGCGAGTACGAGCGCACTGTCCTCAAGAACAAGCTGGCCGAGAAGGAGCACGAGTACGAACGACTGCGTCGGGAGAACGAGATGAACATCGACCTGGTCTTCCAGCTGCGAAAGGATAACGACGATCTCAACGGCAAGCTCAGCGACTACAACCGGATCGAGCAGGCCCAGTCCTCGCTAAACGGACACGGAGCCAGGCGCGAGGCAGAGATCAGGGAGCTCAAGGAACA ATTACAGAGCACTGAACTGCAGATGAAATCCGAAGTGGCCACGGTTAGACTTCGCTATGAGCAACAAGTGAAGAACCTTAGCGGAGAACTGAACTCCATGCAG CGCCAATGTGAACGCTTCAAAAAGGATCGCGATGCCTTTAAGCAGATGCTGGAAGTGGCCCAAAAAAAGATTGGCGACCTCAAGGCCAACAATACAGGAAGACAGAGTCGCGGCTCCATGCACAGCAGCGATGATGATGACAAGAGCAAGATTGCCTATCTGGAACAGCAG ATTGGAAATCTAGAGGATCAGTTGGTCGAGTCACGCCTGGAATCCAGCAAGATAAAAACGGAACTTGTCTCCGAGCGCAGTGCCAACGAGATCAAGATATCCGAGATGCAATCGAAGCTGAACGAGTTCGAAGAGGAACGTGTCATCGGATCAGGCAGCACCAAATTGCCGGGCATGAAGACCAAGCTGGAGCTCTCCTGGCAAAAGGAGCGTGAGGATCAACAGCGACTGCTTCAGGAGACCTCCACTCTGGCCCGAGATCTGCGCCAGACCCTCTTCGAAGTGGAACGGGAGCGCGACAAGGAGCGGCTGGAATCCAAGCGGAAGCTGGACCAGATCAAGCGGGCCACCGAAGAGGAAATGGAGGAGGGCCGCAAGAAGATCGCCGAGCTGCAGTGCGATCTTCTGGAGCTTCGAGATGTTCATGCCAAACTGCGCACCTCCAACGAGAAGTTAAGACGCGAG CGTGAACGCTATGAAAAGGAGCTGATCAAACGACGCATGGAGGCGGATGGCGGAGATCGCAAGGTGGGTGCCCTTCTGCAGACCGTTGACGAGCTGGTGAAGATTGCTCCCGACCTGAAAATGGTTGGCAGCGGGGGATCAGCCCGATCCAGCAGCAGCTCCGGATATGACAAGAACTTGCGACCGGAGCAACCGAATGTGCGTCGCAGTCGCTCGCCATCGCCCACGCTGAGCAGTTCCCAGATCACCAGTGTCCTGGCCAGACTGGCGGAAGCCTCGGAGGAGCTGCGCAAGTTCCAGCGGGTGAACGAGGATGAGCAGGAGCGCAGCCGGATGAAGAGGAGCAATCTGCGCCGGGCTGCCTCGCAGGAGAACGATCCGCACGGCAGCACCAGTTCGGTGGCAAGTGCGGCGGGTTCTCAGCGGGGCGGAGGTCGATTGTCCCGGAATTCGTCCAACAATGGAAGTCTAATTCGGAAGAGCCTCTCGCTGGATCACTCCATACAAAGAGATCAG AACATTTGGCGCCAGGACGATGGCAGTGTGTCCTCAATGCAATCCATAGACTCCGAACTGGGTGGCCTTGTGAGGGACTCCAGCTTGGACTCTCGTCTGGACTCGCGTCTATCAGGTGGGTCCACCCAGAGCGATATACCCCGAGGACCTCGCAAGAAGAAGAAGGGCATAATGGGCAAGCTGCGTAGCCTGACCAAAAGTAGTCGCAATTCCGAGAGTGAAATATCA ATTCAAGGATCTGACTCAGATATCAGCGTGGCCAGCGACTTGAGATCGAGCAAGAAGGATCTTCGCGGCCGGCTCTCTGGGATGTTCAAGCGATCCGGCTCCAACTCCCGCAGCGAGAGCATGGAACGGGCTGGAACTGACCACAGACCCGTGGCCGTCACCGTAGTAGGTCATCCCGATGGACCTCAGCCTCGCGAGCCACCGCCTGCCAATTCCCTAACACCCCGACCCATTCGTTCT ATCCCAAAACCGCCAAGCGGCGGAGCACCCACCACACCAACCACAAGACGACGCGTAGCCAAGTAG
- the LOC108011654 gene encoding uncharacterized protein isoform X2, with translation MHHLYPSLKGDQLCPLGFHPQTRYPTRCKRCFRDYKEHGARRAGEEVAASSPNLSDAQNSRPTSRTWTSTQNLTSANSTNGNDIELRKRPQSWASTPDIDEPDDVGRRPQAPASTSRATVAEDHNVAVTVKLPVPPRRHTTALDIKEVEHALTTPSRVTSSPSKTSSIPDELVILSTDSLAERVRKMNLLKKQRSLNSRENSRERSVPRREEESESTAAPAPPVVPDRPERSKSGTSLNQLPQAELKRAALPPKKVAVATTTTSSSSSGTTSLKTSTSNSVSSEIKATSSSSSSSASSSSVRRKEADAVTASKEIKRQTVPAASSSQSNSNSTSSKSADSLALQEQMKTLRQDLETMKSRAEKAEREKSDILLRRLASMDTSSNRTAASEALNLQQKLNEMKEQLDRVTEDKRRLNLRMKELENKGSESELRRKLQAAEQICEELMEENQSAKKEILNLQAEMDEVQDTFRDDEVKAKTSLQKDLEKATKNCRILSFKLKKSDRKIETLEQERQSSFNAELCNKVKKLEEELRFSNELTRKLQAEAEELRNPGKKKAPMLGVLGKSTSADAKITRESLTRGGSQEDPQHLQRELQDSIERETDLKDQLKFAEEELQRLRDRERKRVRFSCGTQTSSEMPPETLAFPRGTQTVSPNQSDISTSVENLVTSREAVTQTDLETINRNASTEREIMQSPFMGLFPPSSSSRVGQSGSLLFPSAISHVLLSGAGRKLSPTPHPHRLAPEVHADRDEGISDEDDPAELRILLELNEQEASILRLKVEDLEKENAESKKYVRELQAKLRQDSSSNGSKSSLLSFGTSSSAAEKKLKTLNEELVQLRRTLSEKEQAVDSLKDQLSKLNTLETENDKLAKENKRLLALRKASEKSGEVDQKMKESLAVAQRERDELTARLKRMQLEAEAKLPARTAKRVNDLTPKSHLKKWVEELEDEISEMRVMLSSCDTDQLKALQAAKGTLEEDLRKCKQKLSLAEGDVQRLKLLNGSSSKVSDLEQKLKRSDEDTKKLNSKLKDLEEKVKKQEAQLKLGETSKTSWEAQSKKEKEKLSSLEKDIEKQSKEKEKLEAKITQLDADLLSAKKSAEKSKSSLEKEIKDLKAKASKSDSKQVQDLKKQVEEVQASLSSEQKRYEDLNNHWEKLSEETILMRAQLTTEKQTLQAELNAQKQKISEMDTIRIERTDMARKLSEAQKKIADLQAKALKAVNGNGGEYERTVLKNKLAEKEHEYERLRRENEMNIDLVFQLRKDNDDLNGKLSDYNRIEQAQSSLNGHGARREAEIRELKEQLQSTELQMKSEVATVRLRYEQQVKNLSGELNSMQRQCERFKKDRDAFKQMLEVAQKKIGDLKANNTGRQSRGSMHSSDDDDKSKIAYLEQQIGNLEDQLVESRLESSKIKTELVSERSANEIKISEMQSKLNEFEEERVIGSGSTKLPGMKTKLELSWQKEREDQQRLLQETSTLARDLRQTLFEVERERDKERLESKRKLDQIKRATEEEMEEGRKKIAELQCDLLELRDVHAKLRTSNEKLRRERERYEKELIKRRMEADGGDRKVGALLQTVDELVKIAPDLKMVGSGGSARSSSSSGYDKNLRPEQPNVRRSRSPSPTLSSSQITSVLARLAEASEELRKFQRVNEDEQERSRMKRSNLRRAASQENDPHGSTSSVASAAGSQRGGGRLSRNSSNNGSLIRKSLSLDHSIQRDQNIWRQDDGSVSSMQSIDSELGGLVRDSSLDSRLDSRLSGGSTQSDIPRGPRKKKKGIMGKLRSLTKSSRNSESEISIQGSDSDISVASDLRSSKKDLRGRLSGMFKRSGSNSRSESMERAGTDHRPVAVTVVGHPDGPQPREPPPANSLTPRPIRSIPKPPSGGAPTTPTTRRRVAK, from the exons ATGCATCATCTGTACCCATCGCTGAAAGGCGATCAGCTCTGCCCCCTCGGCTTTCACCCCCAGACTCGGTATCCCACGCGATGTAAGCGCTGCTTCCGAGATTACAAAGAGCATGGAGCCCGAAGAGCCGGCGAGGAGGTGGCCGCCTCCTCGCCCAATCTCTCCGATGCCCAGAATTCGCG ACCCACTTCAAGGACGTGGACTTCAACTCAGAACCTAACCAGTGCAAACTCAACCAACGGCAATGATATAG AGCTGAGGAAGCGTCCGCAGTCGTGGGCCTCCACGCCGGATATCGACGAGCCGGACGATGTCGGCCGTCGCCCGCAGGCTCCCGCGTCCACCAGTCGAGCAACCGTCGCCGAGGATCACAATGTGGCTGTCACGGTGAAGCTGCCGGTGCCGCCACGACGCCACACTACCGCCTTGGACATCAAGGAG GTGGAACATGCTCTAACAACGCCATCTCGTGTCACCTCCTCACCCAGTAAAACTTCAAGTATTCCAGATGAGTTAGTCATCCTATCGACAGACAGTTTAGCGGAGCGTGTTCGCAAAATGAATCTTCTCAAGAAACAGCGCAGTCTGAACTCCCGTGAGAACAGTCGGGAGCGCTCAGTTCCGCGAAGGGAAGA AGAAAGCGAGTCCACAGCTGCCCCAGCACCTCCAGTGGTTCCTGATCGTCCAGAGCGCAGCAAGTCGGGAACTTCCTTAAACCAATTGCCCCAAGCCGAGCTGAAGCGAGCCGCCCTGCCGCCCAAGAAAGTGGCGGTGGCCACCACCACGACTTCGTCCAGCAGCAGTGGCACCACCTCCCTGAAAACCTCCACTTCCAATTCCGTGAGCAGCGAGATAAAGGCCACCTCCTCCTCGTCCAGTTCTTCGGCGAGCTCCAGTTCGGTTCGTCGCAAGGAGGCGGATGCAGTAACAGCTAGCAAAGAAATCAAAAGACAAACCGTTCCCGCTGCTTCGTCATCCCAATCCAACAGTAATAGCACTTCCTCCAAGAGTGCGGATTCCCTAGCCTTGCAGGAGCAGATGAAGACACTGCGACAGGATCTGGAGACGATGAAGTCACGTGCCGAGAAGGCGGAGCGGGAAAAGAGTGATATTCTTCTGCGTCGACTGGCATCCATGGACACCTCCTCCAATCGCACTGCCGCCTCGGAGGCACTGAATCTTCAGCAGAAGCTGAACGAGATGAAGGAGCAGCTGGACCGCGTGACCGAGGACAAGCGAAGGCTCAACCTGCGGATGAAGGAGCTGGAGAACAAGGGCAGCGAATCCGAGCTACGTCGCAAGCTGCAGGCCGCCGAGCAGATCTGCGAGGAGCTGATGGAGGAGAACCAGAGCGCCAAGAAGGAGATTCTCAATCTGCAGGCCGAGATGGACGAGGTGCAGGACACGTTCCGCGACGACGAGGTCAAGGCCAAGACCAGTCTGCAGAAGGATCTCGAGAAGGCCACCAAGAACTGTCGCATCCTAAGCTTCAAGTTGAAGAAGAGCGATCGCAAGATCGAGACTTTGGAGCAGGAACGGCAGAGCTCCTTTAACGCAGAGCTGTGCAACAAGGTAAAGAAACTGGAGGAGGAGCTGCGATTCTCAAATGAGCTCACCAGGAAGTTGCAG GCAGAGGCCGAGGAGCTACGTAATCCTGGCAAGAAGAAGGCACCGATGCTGGGTGTCCTAGGCAAGTCTACATCGGCGGATGCCAAAATCACCCGAGAGTCCCTTACGCGCGGCGGCTCTCAGGAAGATCCACAGCACCTTCAGCGCGAACTACAGGACTCCATTGAGCGTGAAACCGACTTGAAGGACCAACTTAAGTTCGCCGAAGAGGAG CTTCAGCGACTTAGGGATCGTGAGCGAAAGCGGGTTAGATTCAGTTGTGGTACTCAAACTTCCTCTGAGATGCCACCAGAAACCTTGGCTTTCCCCCGGGGCACACAAACAGTGAGCCCAAACCAAAGCGATATATCTACCAGTGTGGAGAACTTGGTGACCTCCAGAGAGGCTGTCACCCAAACAGATCTTGAAACGATCAATAGAAACGCTTCGACCGAAAGGGAAATAATGCAGTCTCCATTTATGGGACTCTTTCCACCATCATCGTCCTCGAGAGTGGGCCAATCTGGGTCCCTGCTCTTCCCCAGCGCCATTTCACATGTCCTTCTGAGCGGAGCAG GTCGGAAGTTGAGCCCCACTCCACATCCTCATCGCCTGGCACCCGAGGTTCATGCAGATCGCGATGAGGGAATCTCCGACGAGGATGATCCCGCCGAGCTGAGAATTCTcttggagctaaacgaacagGAGGCTTCGATCCTGCGGCTCAAGGTGGAGGATCTGGAGAAGGAGAATGCCGAGTCCAAGAAGTATGTGAGGGAACTCCAAGCCAAACTAAGGCAGGATAGCTCCTCCAATGGCAGCAAATCCTCGCTCCTAAGCTTCGGAACATCATCCAGTGCGGCTGAAAAGAAGCTGAAGACCCTCAACGAGGAGTTGGTCCAACTACGCCGGACGCTCTCCGAGAAGGAGCAAGCTGTGGACTCGCTCAAGGATCAGCTCAGCAAGCTGAATACTTTGGAAACCGAGAACGATAAGTTGGCCAAGGAGAACAAGCGCCTACTGGCGTTGCGAAAGGCGAGTGAGAAGAGCGGAGAGGTGGATCAGAAGATGAAGGAATCCCTGGCAGTAGCCCAGAGGGAAAGGGATGAGCTGACAGCCCGTCTCAAGCGGATGCAGCTGGAGGCGGAGGCCAAGTTGCCAGCACGCACCGCCAAAAGGGTCAACGACTTGACGCCCAAGAGTCACCTCAAGAAGTGGGTGGAGGAGCTCGAGGACGAGATCAGCGAAATGCGGGTCATGCTCAGTTCCTGTGATACCGATCAGCTCAAGGCCCTGCAAGCGGCCAAGGGAACCCTCGAGGAGGACCTGAGGAAATGCAAGCAGAAACTCTCCCTGGCCGAAGGTGATGTCCAGCGATTGAAGCTCCTGAACGGATCAAGCAGCAAGGTCAGCGATCTCGAACAGAAGCTAAAACGCAGTGATGAGGACACCAAGAAGCTAAACTCCAAGCTGAAGGACTTGGAGGAGAAGGTCAAGAAGCAAGAGGCTCAACTGAAGCTGGGTGAGACGAGCAAAACCAGCTGGGAAGCGCAAAGCAAGAAGGAGAAGGAGAAGCTCTCCAGCCTGGAGAAGGACATTGAGAAGCAGTCCAAGGAAAAGGAGAAGCTGGAGGCCAAGATCACCCAGCTGGATGCCGATCTACTGAGTGCCAAGAAGTCAGCCGAGAAGAGCAAGTCAAGTTTGGAAAAGGAGATCAAGGACCTGAAGGCAAAGGCCAGCAAATCGGACAGCAAGCAGGTGCAGGACCTCAAAAAGCAGGTGGAGGAGGTTCAGGCCTCGTTGAGCTCTGAGCAGAAGCGCTACGAGGACCTCAACAACCACTGGGAGAAGCTCTCCGAAGAAACCATACTGATGCGGGCCCAACTCACCACCGAGAAACAGACTCTCCAGGCCGAACTGAATGCCCAAAAGCAGAAGATCTCCGAAATGGACACCATCCGCATCGAGCGCACCGACATGGCCAGGAAATTGAGTGAGGCCCAGAAGAAGATCGCCGATCTGCAGGCCAAGGCCCTCAAGGCCGTAAATGGCAATGGGGGCGAGTACGAGCGCACTGTCCTCAAGAACAAGCTGGCCGAGAAGGAGCACGAGTACGAACGACTGCGTCGGGAGAACGAGATGAACATCGACCTGGTCTTCCAGCTGCGAAAGGATAACGACGATCTCAACGGCAAGCTCAGCGACTACAACCGGATCGAGCAGGCCCAGTCCTCGCTAAACGGACACGGAGCCAGGCGCGAGGCAGAGATCAGGGAGCTCAAGGAACA ATTACAGAGCACTGAACTGCAGATGAAATCCGAAGTGGCCACGGTTAGACTTCGCTATGAGCAACAAGTGAAGAACCTTAGCGGAGAACTGAACTCCATGCAG CGCCAATGTGAACGCTTCAAAAAGGATCGCGATGCCTTTAAGCAGATGCTGGAAGTGGCCCAAAAAAAGATTGGCGACCTCAAGGCCAACAATACAGGAAGACAGAGTCGCGGCTCCATGCACAGCAGCGATGATGATGACAAGAGCAAGATTGCCTATCTGGAACAGCAG ATTGGAAATCTAGAGGATCAGTTGGTCGAGTCACGCCTGGAATCCAGCAAGATAAAAACGGAACTTGTCTCCGAGCGCAGTGCCAACGAGATCAAGATATCCGAGATGCAATCGAAGCTGAACGAGTTCGAAGAGGAACGTGTCATCGGATCAGGCAGCACCAAATTGCCGGGCATGAAGACCAAGCTGGAGCTCTCCTGGCAAAAGGAGCGTGAGGATCAACAGCGACTGCTTCAGGAGACCTCCACTCTGGCCCGAGATCTGCGCCAGACCCTCTTCGAAGTGGAACGGGAGCGCGACAAGGAGCGGCTGGAATCCAAGCGGAAGCTGGACCAGATCAAGCGGGCCACCGAAGAGGAAATGGAGGAGGGCCGCAAGAAGATCGCCGAGCTGCAGTGCGATCTTCTGGAGCTTCGAGATGTTCATGCCAAACTGCGCACCTCCAACGAGAAGTTAAGACGCGAG CGTGAACGCTATGAAAAGGAGCTGATCAAACGACGCATGGAGGCGGATGGCGGAGATCGCAAGGTGGGTGCCCTTCTGCAGACCGTTGACGAGCTGGTGAAGATTGCTCCCGACCTGAAAATGGTTGGCAGCGGGGGATCAGCCCGATCCAGCAGCAGCTCCGGATATGACAAGAACTTGCGACCGGAGCAACCGAATGTGCGTCGCAGTCGCTCGCCATCGCCCACGCTGAGCAGTTCCCAGATCACCAGTGTCCTGGCCAGACTGGCGGAAGCCTCGGAGGAGCTGCGCAAGTTCCAGCGGGTGAACGAGGATGAGCAGGAGCGCAGCCGGATGAAGAGGAGCAATCTGCGCCGGGCTGCCTCGCAGGAGAACGATCCGCACGGCAGCACCAGTTCGGTGGCAAGTGCGGCGGGTTCTCAGCGGGGCGGAGGTCGATTGTCCCGGAATTCGTCCAACAATGGAAGTCTAATTCGGAAGAGCCTCTCGCTGGATCACTCCATACAAAGAGATCAG AACATTTGGCGCCAGGACGATGGCAGTGTGTCCTCAATGCAATCCATAGACTCCGAACTGGGTGGCCTTGTGAGGGACTCCAGCTTGGACTCTCGTCTGGACTCGCGTCTATCAGGTGGGTCCACCCAGAGCGATATACCCCGAGGACCTCGCAAGAAGAAGAAGGGCATAATGGGCAAGCTGCGTAGCCTGACCAAAAGTAGTCGCAATTCCGAGAGTGAAATATCA ATTCAAGGATCTGACTCAGATATCAGCGTGGCCAGCGACTTGAGATCGAGCAAGAAGGATCTTCGCGGCCGGCTCTCTGGGATGTTCAAGCGATCCGGCTCCAACTCCCGCAGCGAGAGCATGGAACGGGCTGGAACTGACCACAGACCCGTGGCCGTCACCGTAGTAGGTCATCCCGATGGACCTCAGCCTCGCGAGCCACCGCCTGCCAATTCCCTAACACCCCGACCCATTCGTTCT ATCCCAAAACCGCCAAGCGGCGGAGCACCCACCACACCAACCACAAGACGACGCGTAGCCAAGTAG